AGACTACCAAGATGGCGCTCCACCTCCTCCGGCAACTTGTCCAGCCCCGGCGGTGCAATGCGCGTGTCCATCACGCGCGGCGTCACGCCGCGCGCAAGGAAAAAGTCCACGCAGGAAAGGCCTGTCAGGCCTAAACCGATAATGACGACTTTTTTACCCTGGTAATCCGTCATGATTAACGCACCTTCAGCGTTGCCAGGCCAATCAGCACCAGCATCAGCGAAATAATCCAGAAGCGCACAATGACGCGCGGTTCCGGCCAGCCTTTCAATTCATAGTGGTGGTGAATCGGTGCCATGCGAAAAATGCGCTGGCCGCGCAGTTTGAACGAGCCAACCTGCAAAATCACCGACAGGGTTTCCACCACAAAGACGCCACCCATAATCACCAGCAGGAACTCCTGGCGCAGCAGCACGGCAATAATGCCCAGCGCGCCGCCCAGCGCCAGCGACCCGACATCACCCATAAAGACCTGTGCCGGATAGGTGTTGAACCACAGGAAACCCAGCCCGGCACCGACAATCGCCGTACAGACAATGACCAGCTCACCAGCGTGACGCAGATACGGAATGTGCAGGTAGTTGGCGAAATTCATGTTACCGGTCGCCCAGGCTACCAGCGCGAAACCGCCTGCGACAAACACCGTGGGCATGATAGCCAGCCCATCAAGGCCATCCGTCAGGTTGACGGCGTTGCCGGTACCGACAATTACAAAGTAAGCCAGCAGGATGTAGAACAGCCCCAGTTGCGGCATCACATCTTTAAAGAACGGCACCACCAGCTCTGTAGCTGGCGTATCTTTCCCGGCGAGATAAAGCGCGAAGGCGACGCCCAGCGCAATCACCGACATCCAAAAATATTTCCAGCGGGCAATCAGCCCTTTGGTGTCTTTGCGCACCACTTTGCGGTAATCATCGACAAAGCCAATCACGCCGTAACCCACCAGCACCACCAGTACGCACCAGACATACGGGTTTGACGGGTAAGCCCACAACAGTACGGAAACCACAATGGCGGTGAGGATCATGATCCCGCCCATCGTTGGGGTGCCGCGTTTGCTGAAGTGCGATTCCGGGCCGTCGTTACGCACAACCTGGCCAAAAGAGAGTTTCTGTAAGCGGGCAATCATGCGCGGCCCCATCCACAATGAGATGAAGAGCGCGGTCAGCAGGCTGACAATGGCGCGAAACGTCAAATAGGAAAAGACGTTAAAGCCGGAATAATATTTGACCAAATGTTCGGCCAGCCAAACTAACATGTCCCGTTCTCCTGTAATTCGCGTACCACCTCTTCCATGGCGGAACTACGTGAACCTTTCACCAAAATGGTAATAATTGACTGCTCAGCAATCAGCGCTTTTAAGCGCGCCGTTACTGCCGCCTTGTCATTAAAATGCTCGCCAACACCGCTGGCGTCGCTCAGGGCTTTACTTAACGTGCCGACACTCAGCACTTTATCGATACCGACGGCTTTCGCCGCTTCACCCACCTGAATGTGGCAAGCTTCGCTCTCATCACCCAGCTCGGCCATATCGCCCACCACCATGACCCGGTAGCCCGGCATTTCAGACAGCACATTCGCTGCGGCGGTCATTGAACCCACGTTCGCGTTGTAGGTGTCATCCAACAGCAGTTGGTTTTCACCCAATTGCACCGGGAACAAACGCCCCGGCACAGCTTTCAGCTTCGCCAGCCCCTGTTTGACTGTCTCCAGGCTTGCTCCCACCGCCATTGCCAGCGCGGTTGCGGCCAGCGCATTGGCGATGTTATGACGGCCCGGTAACGGCAGCGTCACGTCTACATTGCCGGTCGGCGTTTGCAGGGTGAATTCAGTGCCGTGGGAAGTCACATGGACATTGGTGGCGGTAAAATCGCTGTTCGCCGCGTTCGGCGAGAAGCGCCACACCTTGCGATCGCCAATAATGCTCTGCCAGTTCAGCCAGTCATTGTTATCGGCATTCATAATAGCGATGCCGTTGGCTGGCAGGCCGGTGTAAATTTCACCTTTCGCTTTCGCCACACCCGCCAGAGAACCAAAACCCTCCAGATGCGCCGCCGCCAGGTTGTTCACCAGCGCCGCTTCCGGGCGGGTCAGCCCAACGGTCCAGGCGATTTCGCCCTGGTGGTTAGCACCGAGTTCTATCACCGCGTATTGATGTTCTTTGGTGAGACGCAACAGTGTCATCGGCACGCCGATGTCATTATTGAGATTACCTGCGGTATAGAGCGTATTGCCGCACTCGCCAAGAATGGCGGCGGTCATCTCTTTGACCGAGGTTTTGCCGGAAGAACCGGTCAGCGCAACCACGCGCGCCGGCACCTGCTGGCGAACCCATGCCGCCAGTTCGCCAAAGGCCTGGCGGGTATCTTTCACCACCAGTTGCGGCAAGTCGGTAGCCAGTTTGCGGCTGACCAGCAGCGCGCCCGCGCCGCCCTCTTTTGCTTTATCGGCGAAGTCGTGGGCATCAAAGCGCTCGCCTTTCAACGCCACAAACAGGCAACCCGGCGTCAGCTTGCGGGTGTCGCTGGTTACGTCATCAATAGTGGCGTCCTGGCCATGTATTTCACCGTGCAGAATGCCGGCGAGCTGGCTGAGCGTTACGCTAATCATGCCACTACCCCCAGCAAACGCGCTGCCGTTACGCGGTCGGAGTAATCCAGACGATGCGTGCCGACAATTTGATAATCTTCATGGCCTTTACCGGCCAGTAAGACAACATCGTTCTCTTTGGCCTGCATAATGGCGTTGGTTACCGCTTCCGCGCGGCCTTCGACCACGCGAGCCCGACCCGCATCAAGCATGCCAGCCAGAATGTCATTGATAATGGCGCGCGGCTCTTCGGTTCGCGGGTTGTCGTCAGTGACAACCGGTACATCGGAGAACTCTTCGGCAATCGCGCCCATTAACGGACGTTTGCCTTTGTCGCGATCGCCGCCGCAGCCAAACACGCACCACAGTTTGCCGGTGCAGTGCAGGCGCGCGGCCTGCAACGCTTTTTCCAGCGCATCTGGCGTGTGGGCATAATCGACTACCACCGTCGGTTTGCCCGGCGCACTAAATACTTCCATGCGACCGCAAACCGGTTGCAGGCGGGACGCCGTTTTCAGCAGTTCATTTAACGGATAACCGAGCGCAAGGAGCGTGGCGAGTGCCAGCAGTAGATTGCTGACGTTAAACGCGCCCATCAGACGGCTTTCGATTTCGCCTTCGCCCCAGGTGGAGCCGAAACGGATCGTCGCGCCGCTGTCGTGGTAATCCACGCTCAGGGTTTTCAACCAGCGGCCGTGGCAGTCCGGGTTAATGTTGTTTTCCATTGATACCGCAACTGCATCTGGCAGTTTTGCCAGCCAGCGACGGCCCACTTCGTCATCAGCATTGATGATCGCCTGGCCGTAATGGTGCGAGGAGAACAGCAGCCATTTCGCCGCTTCGTAGCGGGTCATATCGCCGTGATAATCGAGGTGATCGCGGCTTAAATTGGTAAACACCGAGGCGGCGAATTTCAATGCCGCAACGCGATGCTGAACTAAACCGTGGGAAGAGACTTCCATCGCCGCGAAGGTTGCGCCCTGCTCTGCCAGGCCAGCAATCACATGCTGAACATCCACCGCAGAGCCGGTGGTGTTTTCTGTCGGCGCGACTTTGCCCAGCAGACCGTTACCAACGGTGCCCATCACCGCGCTGGTTTCGCCCAGCAACTGGCTCCACTGCGCCAGCAGTTGCGTGGTGGTGGTTTTGCCGTTGGTGCCGGTGACGCCAATCAGACGCAGTTGTTCAGACGGCTCGCCGTAGAAACGGCCCGCCAGCGCGGAAAGGCGCTCATTCAACTGGCTCAGGTAAATGACCGGAACCCCGTGCATTTCACGAATTTCACCGTCATTTGCTTCGTCTTTCGCTTCAGCAATAATGGCAGCAACACCTTGCGCAATCGCCTGCGGGATATACCGACGCCCGTCCGCCTGATGACCGACCACCGCCACAAAGAGATCGCCCGATGCAGCCACACGGCTGTCGAGTGTCATCTCCCGCAGTGCTCGCTCCGGTGCCGATGGCACCCACGGAGCGAGAAGGTCGCGCAAATTACGATCTGCCACCTGTTCCCTCGCCTTGATTAATTACAAACTCGCTTTTTTCGCCCGTGGTCAACGCATCCGGCTCAATGTTCATGGTGCGCAGAACGCCGCCCATGATGGCACCGAAGACCGGCGCAGAGACCGCGCCACCGTAATATTTACCCGCTTGCGGATCGTTAATGACCACCACCAGCGCAAAGCGCGGGCGGCTGGCAGGCGCGACGCCAGCGGTGTAAGCAATGTATTTGTTGATGTAGCGGCCATCCGGCCCGACTTTTTTCGCCGTACCGGTTTTGATCGCGATGCGATAGCCTTTGATTGCCGCTTTCACCCCACCGCCGCCCGGCAACGCTACGCTCTCCATCATGTGCACCACGGTGCGCACAATGGATTCGTTAAAGATGCGTTCGCCCGGCACCGGCGGGTCAACTTTGGTTATCGACAGCGGGCGATAAATGCCATAGCTGCCAATCGTTGCGTAGACTCGCGCTAACTGTAACGGCGTTACCATTAGCCCGTAGCCGAAAGAGAAGGTGGCCCTCTCTATGTCAGACCACCGTTGTTTTTGAGGAAATAAGCCACTGCGTTCCCCGACCATCCCCAAATTGGTCGTTTTTCCCAGTCCAAAACGTGAGTAAGTATCTACTAACGCTGAGGAGGGCATCGCTAACGCCAGCTTCGAAACGCCGACGTTACTCGACTTCTGGAGCACCCCGGTAAGGGTCAATTCGCTGTATCGCGCCACGTCTTTGATTTCGTGGCCGTTAATCCGGTACGGCACGGTGTTGAGCACCGTGTTAGGCGTGACAACGCCGCGCTGTAACGCGGTCATCACCACCATCGGCTTGACCGTCGAGCCCGGCTCAAAGACGTCGGTTATCGCGCGGTTACGCATCGCGTCTTTCGCCGTGCCGGAGAAATTATTGGGGTTATAAGAGGGGCTATTCGCCATCGCCAGCACTTCGCCGGTGTTGACATCCACCAGCACGGCGCTACCGGACTCCGCTTTGTTAAACGCCACGGCGTTATTCAGCTCGCGATAGACCAGGGCTTGCAGACGTTCATCAATGCTGAGCGCCAGGTTGTGCGCGGCCTGGCTGTCCGTTGAGGAGATATCTTCAATGACCCGACCATAGCGGTCTTTACGCACAATACGCTCTCCGGGCTGGCCGGTGAGCCATTTATCAAAGCTTTTTTCGACCCCTTCGATCCCCTGGCTATCAACGTTGGTGAAACCAATGAGGTGAGCGGTGACTTCCCCGGAAGGATAATAGCGGCGGGATTCTTCACGCAGATGAATGCCCGGCAGCTTGAGTTTTTTGATGTAATCGCCCAGATCCGGGTTCACCTGACGCGCCAGATAGATAAAGCGCATCTTCGGGTTGGTGTTAATGCGGGTGGCAAGCTGGTCGAGCGGCATATTTAGCGCATCGGCGAGCGCTTTCCAGCGGTTATCCAGCGTTACACCGCCCGCATCGTGCAGCTCTTTCGGGTCTGCCCAGATAGCTTTTACCGGCACGCTGACCGCCAGCGGGCGTCCGGAGCGGTCAGTTATCATGCCGCGCGAGGTCGCCACTTCTTGCACGCGCAGGGATCGCATGTCCCCTTCGCGAACCAGCATGTCCGGGTTAATAATTTGCAGATACGCCACGCGGCCAATGAGGAACCCCAGCGCCAGCAGGATACAACCGCAAAGCAACGCAAAACGCCAACTTATAAAGTTGGCCTGTTCTTCCTGGCGTTTCGGTTTAATCGTCTTCGCCACTGCTTTCATGCGTCGGGTTGTTCCTTATTCATCTCTATTTCTGCACGACTATATTTTCCTGAGAGGGATCGACGTGCTGCATTTGCAGCTTCTCCGTGGCGATCCGTTCAACCCGGCTGTGATCGCCGAGCGCGTTCTCTTCAAGAATCAGGTTGCGCCATTCGATATCCAGCGCATCGCGCTCGATGACCAATTGTTCACGCTGTGCGGTTAACAAGCGTGTGTGGTGCGCGGTGGTAACCACCGTTATCGCCGTCATGATGATGCAAATGAACAAGCAGAGTGGCAGTTTCCCGAACCGCAATAGATCGTCGCCGATCACGCCAGGCAAGGCATGGCGCTCGTTGCTTCCTAACGATCCTTTTACTTTGCTGAGGGTCTCTGTCACTCTGCCGATCATGCGTTCGTCCTCTCTGCAATACGCAGAACTGAACTACGGGCACGTGGGTTTTCAGCCACTTCTTCTTCGCCCGGCATCAATTTTCCTAAGGCTCGCAATTGACGGCCACCCAGTTTACTGAGTTGCGCTTCGGTCATCGGCAGCCCGGCAGGAACCTGCGGACCCCGGCTTTGCTCACGCATAAAGCGTTTTACAATGCGGTCTTCCAGTGAATGGAAGCTGATAACCGAAAGCCGGCCTCCCGGGGCCAGCACGCCGAGCGAGTTTTTTAGCGCCTGCTCTATCTCCTCCAGTTCACTGTTCACCCAAATGCGCACCGCCTGGAAGGTACGGGTCGCGGGATGTTTGAATTTGTCTTTTACCGGCGTCGCCGCCGCCACAACTTCAGCCAGCTCTTTAGTGCGAGTCATCGGATCCACGCGATTGCGCTCAGCAATGGCGCGGGCGATACGTTTGGCGAAGCGCTCCTCGCCAAAGGTTTTTAGCACCCAGGCAATATCGGCTTCCTCTGCGGTTTGCAGCCATTCGGCGGCAGATTGCCCGCGAGTGGGATCCATACGCATGTCCAGCGGACCATCGCGCATAAAGGAGAAGCCGCGTTCGGGATCGTCAAGTTGCGGTGATGAGACGCCAAGATCGAGAAGAATACCGTCGATCTTGCCGACAAGTTCGCGCTCGCTAACGTAATCAGCCAGCGCAGAGAAAGGTCCATGAATGATGGAGAAGCGGGGATCATCAATAGTGTTAGCGACGGCAATCGCCTGCGGGTCGCGATCGATCGCCAGCAAGCGGCCTTCCGCTCCCAAATGGGAGAGGATCAGGCGCGAGTGACCACCGCGACCAAAAGTGCCATCAATGTAAATGCCGTCCGGACGAATATTCAGGCCGTTAACGGCCTCATCCAGCAGCACCGTCGTGTGTTTAAAATTTTCCATCATCATTACAGAGACAAATCCTGCAACCGATCCGAAAGCCCTTCGGAACCGGATTGCTCAGCGTCGATATCTTCCTTGACCTGTTGATACCAGGTCGTTTCGTCCCACAGCTCAAATTTATTGAACTGCCCGACCAGCATCACTTCTTTGGTTAGCCCGGCGTGCTGCCGTAAAACAGGCGCAATCAATATGCGACCGGCGCTATCCATTTGGCACTCGCTGGCATGCCCCAGCAATAAACGTTGCACTCGCCGCTCGAGCGGATTCATGCTCGACAGACGCGACAGTTTTTGCTCGATAATTTCCCATTCGGGCAAGGGGTAAAGCAGCAGGCATGTGTGACGGATGTCAATGGTACACACCATTTGACCGGAGGCATTCTCCTGTAGCAAATCCCGATAACGGGTCGGAACGGATAACCGCCCTTTGCTGTCGAGATTAACCAACGTCGCGCCACGGAACATATCCGGTTCACCCCCAGGTGATCGTTTTCACCACTTTATCCCACAAATCCCCACTGAGGGAGTTTACGGAGCGGAGGAAAAGCTTGTCAAGCCAGCACAAAGGCCAACCAGAACAAAAGATCCCTTATTTGCAGCGAATATCTGCGTCGGTGAAATAGTGCTCAGCTTACGAGGCAAATTAACGTCATGAATATTTGCAAGAAAAAAAACGAAATATACGCCCAGGCGTTTCAGACCATTCCATTTCCACGCGCTAAATATAAAGTGTCAGTTTGCGACGCGGGCGGCATTTTAAGGCATATTGGCGCGACTTAACAGCACCAGATGCATTGGTGCATTCTAAGCCCGGCGCTATTTTTGCCGACAAAAATCCGTTGGCTGAGAACTGGTTGTTAATTCATCGAAAGTTTCTTTTAGATGTAACAATTCAATACAGACATCATGTTCAGTAACTTCTCAATCAGGCTTATGAAATTGGCGTTAAACAACCTCAGAGAAATAATATTTGCGCAGCCATTCAGAAATTAAGGATTTATCTTAGGTGGCATAAGACAATAATTTGATTAAGGGTATGGCGTGAATACTAAAAAGGCAGCTAAAGCTGCCTTTAATGTATATGTTTATACCCGACTTAATATGCCACGCCGATAGAGATTGCGCCGAATACGGCTGAGACCGGGTTTCGGCTTACGCGGTTCATCAAGACTCGCCAGTACAATTTCCAGCACCCGCTCGGCAACATCGCGATGGCGTTGCGCCACCGCCAGCACCGGGCATTGCAGGAAATCCAGCAGTTCGTGATCGCCGAACGTCGCGATTGCCAGATCCGAAGGCAATTTACCATCGCGGCGTAATGTCACATCCAGCACGCCCTGCAATAATGCAAATGAGGTGATGAACATGGCTTCCGGCATTGGGTTGGTTTCCAGCCATTTCTCGAATAACTGCGCAGCGGCCTCGCGCTCGTAGCTGTTCGCATAGAGGTACTGAACCTCGCGTGGATCGTCCTTCCATGCGGTGCGAAAACCCTGTTCACGCAGGAAACTCACCGACAATTCCGGTAGTGCGCCTAAATAGAGCACGCGCTCTGCCGGGAATTTGCGTAGCTCTCCCGCCAGCATCTCCGAATCATCCTGGTCGGCACCGACCACACTGGTGAAGTGCTCACGATCTAATGCCCGGTCCAGTGCAACGATGGGGAAAGAGTCATTGGCCCAGCGCTGATAAAACGGATGCTCCGGCGGTAATGAAGTCGACACAATAATGGCATCGACCTGACGCTGTAATAAATGTTCAATACAGCGCATTTCGTTATCAGGTTGATCTTCCGAGCAGGCGATCAGCAACTGATACCCGCGCTGGCGCGCCTGGCGTTCCAGATAGTTGGCAATGCGCGTGTAGCTCGTATTTTCAAGATCGGGAATAACCAGCCCGATCGATCGTGTGCGTCCTGCGCGTAACCCAGCAGCCACCGCGTTCGGGTGGTAGTTATGCTCGCGAACCACCGCCATAACTTTCTCAACAGTTTTATCGCTGACACGATATTGCTTCGCCTTACCATTGATGACATAGCTTGCCGTTGTTCGTGAGACGCCGGCTAGCCGGGCGATTTCATCCAGTTTCACAATTGCCCCTTAAAATGACGTACTCCATAACCTTTTTAGGGATATAGGATAATTTCCTTAACATCTAAGCGCAGAAAGGTGACTCCGGCAACCGCTTTCGTGTCTGCTTCCGCGCGATTTCGCAAAAAAAAGCCCGGCATAATCAGCCGGGACTTAAAATGTGGAACATTTCTCGCATTAACGCATGATTTTATCGCCGCGCGACAACCCCACCACGCCCGAGCGCGCCACTTCAACAATTTTTGCGACATCGCGGATGGTCGCCAGAAAAGCGTCCAGCTTATCGCTGGTTCCGGCGAGCTGAACCGTGTAAATCGACGGCGTGACATCAATAATCTGCCCGCGGAATATTTCCGCATTGCGTTTAACCTCTTCACGCCCGTACCCGCTGGCCTGGATTTTCACCAGCATAATCTCGCGCTCAACATACGCGCCCTGCCCAAGTTCGTTCACGCGCAGTACGTCAACCAGCTTGTGCAGTTGCTTTTCGATCTGCTCGAGAACTTTTTGATCGCCCACGGTTTGGATAGTCATACGCGACAGCGTGGGATCGTCAGTTGGCGCAACCGTCAGGCTTTCAATGTTGTAGCCGCGCTGGGAGAACAGGCCAATCACGCGCGATAACGCGCCCGATTCGTTTTCCAGTAACACAGACAGTATCCGGCGCATAATCAGGTTCTCTCCGTTTTGCTTAACCACATCTCATCCATGCCGCCACCGCGGATCTGCATCGGATAAACGTGTTCACTACCATCAACGGTAACGTCAACAAACACCAGGCGATTATTTTTCACCTGCTCCAGTGCTTCCGCCAGCTTCGTTTCCAGCTCTTCCGGACGCGTAATATTAATACCTACGTGACCATACGCTTCGGCGAGGCGGGCAAAATCAGGCAGCGACTGCATATAGGATTGCGAGTGGCGGCCGGAATAGATCATGTCCTGCCACTGTTTCACCATCCCCAG
The nucleotide sequence above comes from Kosakonia sp. H02. Encoded proteins:
- a CDS encoding peptidoglycan glycosyltransferase FtsI, which produces MKAVAKTIKPKRQEEQANFISWRFALLCGCILLALGFLIGRVAYLQIINPDMLVREGDMRSLRVQEVATSRGMITDRSGRPLAVSVPVKAIWADPKELHDAGGVTLDNRWKALADALNMPLDQLATRINTNPKMRFIYLARQVNPDLGDYIKKLKLPGIHLREESRRYYPSGEVTAHLIGFTNVDSQGIEGVEKSFDKWLTGQPGERIVRKDRYGRVIEDISSTDSQAAHNLALSIDERLQALVYRELNNAVAFNKAESGSAVLVDVNTGEVLAMANSPSYNPNNFSGTAKDAMRNRAITDVFEPGSTVKPMVVMTALQRGVVTPNTVLNTVPYRINGHEIKDVARYSELTLTGVLQKSSNVGVSKLALAMPSSALVDTYSRFGLGKTTNLGMVGERSGLFPQKQRWSDIERATFSFGYGLMVTPLQLARVYATIGSYGIYRPLSITKVDPPVPGERIFNESIVRTVVHMMESVALPGGGGVKAAIKGYRIAIKTGTAKKVGPDGRYINKYIAYTAGVAPASRPRFALVVVINDPQAGKYYGGAVSAPVFGAIMGGVLRTMNIEPDALTTGEKSEFVINQGEGTGGRS
- the murF gene encoding UDP-N-acetylmuramoyl-tripeptide--D-alanyl-D-alanine ligase; this encodes MISVTLSQLAGILHGEIHGQDATIDDVTSDTRKLTPGCLFVALKGERFDAHDFADKAKEGGAGALLVSRKLATDLPQLVVKDTRQAFGELAAWVRQQVPARVVALTGSSGKTSVKEMTAAILGECGNTLYTAGNLNNDIGVPMTLLRLTKEHQYAVIELGANHQGEIAWTVGLTRPEAALVNNLAAAHLEGFGSLAGVAKAKGEIYTGLPANGIAIMNADNNDWLNWQSIIGDRKVWRFSPNAANSDFTATNVHVTSHGTEFTLQTPTGNVDVTLPLPGRHNIANALAATALAMAVGASLETVKQGLAKLKAVPGRLFPVQLGENQLLLDDTYNANVGSMTAAANVLSEMPGYRVMVVGDMAELGDESEACHIQVGEAAKAVGIDKVLSVGTLSKALSDASGVGEHFNDKAAVTARLKALIAEQSIITILVKGSRSSAMEEVVRELQENGTC
- the mraZ gene encoding division/cell wall cluster transcriptional repressor MraZ, with protein sequence MFRGATLVNLDSKGRLSVPTRYRDLLQENASGQMVCTIDIRHTCLLLYPLPEWEIIEQKLSRLSSMNPLERRVQRLLLGHASECQMDSAGRILIAPVLRQHAGLTKEVMLVGQFNKFELWDETTWYQQVKEDIDAEQSGSEGLSDRLQDLSL
- the cra gene encoding catabolite repressor/activator; this encodes MKLDEIARLAGVSRTTASYVINGKAKQYRVSDKTVEKVMAVVREHNYHPNAVAAGLRAGRTRSIGLVIPDLENTSYTRIANYLERQARQRGYQLLIACSEDQPDNEMRCIEHLLQRQVDAIIVSTSLPPEHPFYQRWANDSFPIVALDRALDREHFTSVVGADQDDSEMLAGELRKFPAERVLYLGALPELSVSFLREQGFRTAWKDDPREVQYLYANSYEREAAAQLFEKWLETNPMPEAMFITSFALLQGVLDVTLRRDGKLPSDLAIATFGDHELLDFLQCPVLAVAQRHRDVAERVLEIVLASLDEPRKPKPGLSRIRRNLYRRGILSRV
- the rsmH gene encoding 16S rRNA (cytosine(1402)-N(4))-methyltransferase RsmH produces the protein MMENFKHTTVLLDEAVNGLNIRPDGIYIDGTFGRGGHSRLILSHLGAEGRLLAIDRDPQAIAVANTIDDPRFSIIHGPFSALADYVSERELVGKIDGILLDLGVSSPQLDDPERGFSFMRDGPLDMRMDPTRGQSAAEWLQTAEEADIAWVLKTFGEERFAKRIARAIAERNRVDPMTRTKELAEVVAAATPVKDKFKHPATRTFQAVRIWVNSELEEIEQALKNSLGVLAPGGRLSVISFHSLEDRIVKRFMREQSRGPQVPAGLPMTEAQLSKLGGRQLRALGKLMPGEEEVAENPRARSSVLRIAERTNA
- the mraY gene encoding phospho-N-acetylmuramoyl-pentapeptide-transferase; amino-acid sequence: MLVWLAEHLVKYYSGFNVFSYLTFRAIVSLLTALFISLWMGPRMIARLQKLSFGQVVRNDGPESHFSKRGTPTMGGIMILTAIVVSVLLWAYPSNPYVWCVLVVLVGYGVIGFVDDYRKVVRKDTKGLIARWKYFWMSVIALGVAFALYLAGKDTPATELVVPFFKDVMPQLGLFYILLAYFVIVGTGNAVNLTDGLDGLAIMPTVFVAGGFALVAWATGNMNFANYLHIPYLRHAGELVIVCTAIVGAGLGFLWFNTYPAQVFMGDVGSLALGGALGIIAVLLRQEFLLVIMGGVFVVETLSVILQVGSFKLRGQRIFRMAPIHHHYELKGWPEPRVIVRFWIISLMLVLIGLATLKVR
- the ftsL gene encoding cell division protein FtsL; translated protein: MIGRVTETLSKVKGSLGSNERHALPGVIGDDLLRFGKLPLCLFICIIMTAITVVTTAHHTRLLTAQREQLVIERDALDIEWRNLILEENALGDHSRVERIATEKLQMQHVDPSQENIVVQK
- the ilvN gene encoding acetolactate synthase small subunit encodes the protein MRRILSVLLENESGALSRVIGLFSQRGYNIESLTVAPTDDPTLSRMTIQTVGDQKVLEQIEKQLHKLVDVLRVNELGQGAYVEREIMLVKIQASGYGREEVKRNAEIFRGQIIDVTPSIYTVQLAGTSDKLDAFLATIRDVAKIVEVARSGVVGLSRGDKIMR
- the murE gene encoding UDP-N-acetylmuramoyl-L-alanyl-D-glutamate--2,6-diaminopimelate ligase; translation: MADRNLRDLLAPWVPSAPERALREMTLDSRVAASGDLFVAVVGHQADGRRYIPQAIAQGVAAIIAEAKDEANDGEIREMHGVPVIYLSQLNERLSALAGRFYGEPSEQLRLIGVTGTNGKTTTTQLLAQWSQLLGETSAVMGTVGNGLLGKVAPTENTTGSAVDVQHVIAGLAEQGATFAAMEVSSHGLVQHRVAALKFAASVFTNLSRDHLDYHGDMTRYEAAKWLLFSSHHYGQAIINADDEVGRRWLAKLPDAVAVSMENNINPDCHGRWLKTLSVDYHDSGATIRFGSTWGEGEIESRLMGAFNVSNLLLALATLLALGYPLNELLKTASRLQPVCGRMEVFSAPGKPTVVVDYAHTPDALEKALQAARLHCTGKLWCVFGCGGDRDKGKRPLMGAIAEEFSDVPVVTDDNPRTEEPRAIINDILAGMLDAGRARVVEGRAEAVTNAIMQAKENDVVLLAGKGHEDYQIVGTHRLDYSDRVTAARLLGVVA